A DNA window from Setaria viridis chromosome 2, Setaria_viridis_v4.0, whole genome shotgun sequence contains the following coding sequences:
- the LOC140221860 gene encoding uncharacterized protein has translation MRYATRLDFTGDVRSTNNTTEYEALLLGLRKMRVLGQQVFIIKIDSKVIQQHVEKNSEAREPELIKYLAAVRAMEKYFKGFIVQHIPRAENDEADRLVKAAAQSQPMPQDMFYEAIHTPSTKELASKTVNAIARFDWRASIMAYLKGHFEPHNEAELSRMKQKARGYAILDGELYKSGISSPWLQCITIENGKELLAEIHKGFCGSHIGTIRQGFYWPTAILDARSLVRSCEACQKMADQQMAPSLLV, from the coding sequence ATGAGATACGCCACAAGGCTTGATTTCACAGGTGATGTGAGGTCCACTAACAACACCACTGAATATGAAGCATTGCTTCTAGGGCTGAGAAAAATGAGAGTCCTGGGCCAACAAGTATTTATCATAAAAATAGACTCCAAAGTAATTCAACAgcatgttgaaaagaatagtgAGGCTAGAGAGCCAGAGCTCATCAAGTACCTGGCCGCGGTTAGAGCAATGGAGAAATACTTCAAAGGTTTCATTGTACAGCACATCCCGAGGGCGGAGAATGATGAGGCAGATAGGCTAGTAAAGGCAGCAGCACAAAGTCAACCCATGCCTCAGGATATGTTTTACGAGGCCATCCATACACCATCAACAAAAGAGCTAGCCTCAAAGACTGTGAATGCAATCGCAAGATTTGATTGGAGGGCCTCGATCATGGCCTATCTCAAGGGACATTTCGAGCCTCACAATGAAGCTGAGCTAAGTAGAATGAAACAGAAGGCCAGGGGCTACGCAATACTCGATGGAGAGCTGTATAAATCAGGCATATCATCTCCTTGGCTACAGTGCATAACCATAGAAAATGGAAAGGAGTTACTAGCTGAAATTCATAAAGGCTTTTGTGGTTCGCATATTGGGACCATAAGACAAGGATTCTACTGGCCTACTGCAATCCTTGATGCTCGAAGCTTGGTAAGAAGCTGCGAAGCTTGCCAGAAAATGGCAGATCAACAGATGGCACCCTCACTTCTAGTATAG